A window of Elgaria multicarinata webbii isolate HBS135686 ecotype San Diego chromosome 2, rElgMul1.1.pri, whole genome shotgun sequence contains these coding sequences:
- the DTX3L gene encoding E3 ubiquitin-protein ligase DTX3L — MASRSPSLLVQVSLADLPWERVQKKLEIYFQSQKKSRGDECEVRPVDRERGIYSVHFRSEEVKNRVKVHKDHSIEIGNRILKIQILPDSGMTTMDSAERSLTNSLISPSANSLPASSALQLQSDLERRFDGKYAGDRDSIAGKIFLSVSATLNTDLFTEQERRDVIDLCPTLRVDGISSHHGIEKVSGGYGDIEKLHHLFEKRLGSSHRHANEFLHPKIQNGLEEMDMGSQKDRNKSDSEDVCCELEVPSGIFEYFSQAFKETVEELEQKFNVKITSNEHENGLTSVRFNSAGSLNLIEKAQQDFVTAFQKVAADVKQERIPFTNHQQFDKAQEMLSTKYKSILVKTDQNELILRGPAKEISAAKREIEASYLDKVPESPPPMKSDIEVDADIFELMEPKLSKEIEAIKQKYDTTMERKKCLRSQKAIIRFMPKKHGKSDQSSKAYGHFHYVYQNTLKQTTRKEIPLKLSENQQRKLDAFLSQLQAENTRVFLEKKGNKLFIEGPLEHVCYAEKHIMKFLNTDMNPDHGNLPIPGSSPRATSGAYFEPNSAHNMRPVSREQAGSQAVGAKQEEECSICMDLIDQKEVLPKCKHAFCKTCITEAMKYKPTCPVCNMFYGKMEGNQPPGTMQVNKLRTSLPGYEQYGTIEIAYHILDGIQTTSHPNPGRGFRGAYRTAYLPNNKEGNEILCLLQRAFEQKLIFTVGQSRTTGLCDVVTWNDIHHKTGKHGGPESFGYPDPSYLKRVREELKAKGIV, encoded by the exons TGAAGAACCGAGTGAAGGTACATAAAGACCATTCTATAGAGATTGGCAACAGAATTCTGAAAATACAGATCCTGCCAGATTCTGGCATGACGACGATGGATTCCGCAGAACGATCATTGACAAACAGCTTGATAAGCCCCTCTGCAAACTCACTTCCTGCTTCAAGTGCTCtccaacttcaaagtgatttagAAAGGAGGTTTGATGGAAAATATGCAGGTGATCGTGACAGCATTGCCGGAAAG ATATTTCTCAGCGTCTCTGCCACTTTGAATACTGACTTGTTCACAGAGCAGGAGAGGAGAGATGTGATTGATCTGTGCCCCACTTTAAGAGTAGACGGCATTTCAAGCCATCATGGCATTGAAAAGGTGTCAGGAGGTTATGGCGATATTGAAAAGTTACACCACCTTTTTGAGAAACGCCTTGGATCTTCCCATCGCCACGCCAATGAATTTCTGCATCCTAAAATACAGAATGGTTTGGAAGAAATGGACATGGGAAGCCAGAAAGACAGAAACAAGAGTGATTCAGAAGATGTTTGTTGTGAATTGGAAGTTCCTTCAGGTATCTTTGAATACTTTAGCCAGGCCTTCAAAGAAACAGTTGAAGAACTGGAGCAGAAATTTAATGTCAAGATAACTAGTAATGAACATGAAAATGGATTGACCTCTGTACGCTTTAATTCTGCTGGAAGTCTTAACTTGATTGAGAAAGCTCAGCAGGATTTTGTCACAGCTTTTCAGAAAGTAGCAGCAGATGTGAAACAGGAAAGGATTCCTTTCACCAACCATCAGCAGTTTGATAAAGCACAGGAAATGCTAAGCACCAAATATAAAAGTATTCTTGTTAAAACGGACCAGAACGAATTAATTCTCCGTGGCCCGGCAAAGGAGATTTCAGCTGCTAAAAGAGAAATAGAGGCAAGTTATTTGGATAAGGTACCTGAATCTCCTCCTCCTATGAAGAGTGACATTGAAGTTGATGCTGATATATTTGAACTCATGGAACCCAAATTGTCTAAAGAAATTGAAGCTATAAAACAAAAGTATGATACCACCATGGAGAGAAAAAAGTGTCTCAGGAGCCAGAAAGCAATCATCCGTTTTATGCCTAAGAAGCATGGGAAATCAGATCAGTCTTCAAAAGCTTATGGACACTTCCACTATGTTTatcaaaacactttaaaacagactACAAGAAAAGAAATCCCCTTGAAACTTTCAGAGAATCAGCAAAGGAAACTGGATGCATTCCTTTCACAATTGCAAGCTGAAAATACTAGAGTATTCCTggaaaaaaagggaaataaaCTGTTTATAGAAGGGCCTCTAGAGCATGTGTGTTATGCCGAAAAGCACAtcatgaagtttctgaacactgaCATGAATCCAGATCACGGGAATCTACCCATTCCTGGTTCTAGCCCTAGAGCCACTTCAGGGGCATACTTTGAGCCAAACAGTGCCCACAACATGCGCCCGGTTTCTAGGGAACAAGCAGGTTCACAAGCAGTGGGAGCCAAACAAGAGGAAGAGTGCTCCATCTGCATGGATTTAATCGACCAGAAAGAAGTGTTGCCCAAATGCAAGCATGCGTTTTGTAAGACCTGCATTACTGAGGCAATGAAATACAAGCCCACCTGCCCTGTGTGTAATATGTTCTATGGAAAAATGGAAGGAAACCAGCCACCTGGGACAATGCAAGTTAACAAACTTCGAACGTCACTTCCTGGTTATGAACAATATGGTACTATTGAAATTGCCTATCACATACTTGATGGCATCCAAACT ACAAGCCATCCAAATCCAGGAAGAGGATTCCGGGGAGCATATCGGACTGCATATTTACCAAACAACAAAGAAGGAAATGAAATCTTGTGTCTGCTTCAACGGGCTTTTGAACAAAAATTGATTTTCACAGTGGGACAGTCACGTACAACTGGTTTATGTGATGTTGTTACCTGGAATGATATACACCACAAAACTGGAAAGCATGGCGGCCCAGAGAG TTTTGGCTACCCTGATCCTTCCTATCTGAAACGTGTTCGAGAagaactgaaggcaaaaggaattGTATGA